From the genome of Glycine max cultivar Williams 82 chromosome 2, Glycine_max_v4.0, whole genome shotgun sequence, one region includes:
- the LOC100805907 gene encoding binding partner of ACD11 1 isoform X2: MKLYNKTQDSFNLILLQKSLREEEITVCDSIASVSSIPAPLLFRKHKMNSGGYAVEVTGLSPKATDKDVRDFFAFSGVIENVEIIRSGDYACTAYVTFKDAYAQETACLLSGATILDQRVCITRWGHYEDEFDFWNQPSYSHEDETASTTPQSNQFVSSAGEAVTMAQEVVRTMLSKGYVLSKDALAKAKDFDESHQVSATATAKVSELSQRIGLSDKISAGIGAVKSVDQRYNVSETTMAAASTAGRSVAAAANSLVNSSYFSKGALWVSGALTRAAQVASDMGTHRDRQ; this comes from the exons ATGAAACTATATAATAAAACCCAAgatagttttaatttaattctgcTTCAGAAATCCCTGCGTGAAGAAGAAATCACTGTGTGTGATTCAATTGCATCGGTTTCTTCAATTCCAGCACCG TTGTTGTTTCGGAAACACAAGATGAATTCTGGTGGGTACGCTGTTGAGGTTACGGGTCTCTCGCCAAAAGCCACGGACAAGGATGTTCGTGACTTCTTTGCTTTCTCCGGTGTCATTGAGAATGTTGAAATTATCAG GTCTGGTGATTATGCTTGTACCGCTTATGTGACATTCAAAGATGCATATGCTCAAGAAACTGCATGCTTGCTCAGT GGAGCCACTATTTTAGATCAACGTGTATGCATAACACGCTGGGGACACTATGaagatgaatttgatttttggaaCCAGCCTTCGTATAGTCATGAGGATGAGACTGCTTCAAct ACACCACAAAGCAATCAATTTGTTTCCTCTGCTGGAGAAGCAGTTACCATGGCTCAAGAAGTTGTTAGGACCATGCTGTCAAAGGGATATGTTCTCAGCAAGGATGCACTAGCTAAGGCTAAAGACTTTGACGAGTCTCATCAGGTTTCCGCCACTGCAACAGCGAAGGTTTCTGAACTGAGCCAGAGAATTGGCCTATCAGATAAGATATCTGCAGGTATTGGAGCTGTTAAATCTGTGGATCAGAGATATAATGTCTCTGAAACAACCATGGCGGCTGCATCCACAGCAGGAAGATCGGTAGCAGCGGCTGCAAACTCTTTGGTAAATAGCAGCTATTTTTCAAAAGGAGCCTTGTGGGTGTCAGGTGCTCTAACCCGAGCAGCTCAGGTTGCTTCTGATATGGGTACTCACAGGGATAGGCAGTAA
- the LOC100805907 gene encoding binding partner of ACD11 1 isoform X3 → MKLYNKTQDSFNLILLQKSLREEEITVCDSIASVSSIPAPMNSGGYAVEVTGLSPKATDKDVRDFFAFSGVIENVEIIRSGDYACTAYVTFKDAYAQETACLLSGATILDQRVCITRWGHYEDEFDFWNQPSYSHEDETASTTPQSNQFVSSAGEAVTMAQEVVRTMLSKGYVLSKDALAKAKDFDESHQVSATATAKVSELSQRIGLSDKISAGIGAVKSVDQRYNVSETTMAAASTAGRSVAAAANSLVNSSYFSKGALWVSGALTRAAQVASDMGTHRDRQ, encoded by the exons ATGAAACTATATAATAAAACCCAAgatagttttaatttaattctgcTTCAGAAATCCCTGCGTGAAGAAGAAATCACTGTGTGTGATTCAATTGCATCGGTTTCTTCAATTCCAGCACCG ATGAATTCTGGTGGGTACGCTGTTGAGGTTACGGGTCTCTCGCCAAAAGCCACGGACAAGGATGTTCGTGACTTCTTTGCTTTCTCCGGTGTCATTGAGAATGTTGAAATTATCAG GTCTGGTGATTATGCTTGTACCGCTTATGTGACATTCAAAGATGCATATGCTCAAGAAACTGCATGCTTGCTCAGT GGAGCCACTATTTTAGATCAACGTGTATGCATAACACGCTGGGGACACTATGaagatgaatttgatttttggaaCCAGCCTTCGTATAGTCATGAGGATGAGACTGCTTCAAct ACACCACAAAGCAATCAATTTGTTTCCTCTGCTGGAGAAGCAGTTACCATGGCTCAAGAAGTTGTTAGGACCATGCTGTCAAAGGGATATGTTCTCAGCAAGGATGCACTAGCTAAGGCTAAAGACTTTGACGAGTCTCATCAGGTTTCCGCCACTGCAACAGCGAAGGTTTCTGAACTGAGCCAGAGAATTGGCCTATCAGATAAGATATCTGCAGGTATTGGAGCTGTTAAATCTGTGGATCAGAGATATAATGTCTCTGAAACAACCATGGCGGCTGCATCCACAGCAGGAAGATCGGTAGCAGCGGCTGCAAACTCTTTGGTAAATAGCAGCTATTTTTCAAAAGGAGCCTTGTGGGTGTCAGGTGCTCTAACCCGAGCAGCTCAGGTTGCTTCTGATATGGGTACTCACAGGGATAGGCAGTAA
- the LOC100805907 gene encoding binding partner of ACD11 1 isoform X1 has protein sequence MKLYNKTQDSFNLILLQKSLREEEITVCDSIASVSSIPAPHHKQLLFRKHKMNSGGYAVEVTGLSPKATDKDVRDFFAFSGVIENVEIIRSGDYACTAYVTFKDAYAQETACLLSGATILDQRVCITRWGHYEDEFDFWNQPSYSHEDETASTTPQSNQFVSSAGEAVTMAQEVVRTMLSKGYVLSKDALAKAKDFDESHQVSATATAKVSELSQRIGLSDKISAGIGAVKSVDQRYNVSETTMAAASTAGRSVAAAANSLVNSSYFSKGALWVSGALTRAAQVASDMGTHRDRQ, from the exons ATGAAACTATATAATAAAACCCAAgatagttttaatttaattctgcTTCAGAAATCCCTGCGTGAAGAAGAAATCACTGTGTGTGATTCAATTGCATCGGTTTCTTCAATTCCAGCACCG CATCATAAGCAGTTGTTGTTTCGGAAACACAAGATGAATTCTGGTGGGTACGCTGTTGAGGTTACGGGTCTCTCGCCAAAAGCCACGGACAAGGATGTTCGTGACTTCTTTGCTTTCTCCGGTGTCATTGAGAATGTTGAAATTATCAG GTCTGGTGATTATGCTTGTACCGCTTATGTGACATTCAAAGATGCATATGCTCAAGAAACTGCATGCTTGCTCAGT GGAGCCACTATTTTAGATCAACGTGTATGCATAACACGCTGGGGACACTATGaagatgaatttgatttttggaaCCAGCCTTCGTATAGTCATGAGGATGAGACTGCTTCAAct ACACCACAAAGCAATCAATTTGTTTCCTCTGCTGGAGAAGCAGTTACCATGGCTCAAGAAGTTGTTAGGACCATGCTGTCAAAGGGATATGTTCTCAGCAAGGATGCACTAGCTAAGGCTAAAGACTTTGACGAGTCTCATCAGGTTTCCGCCACTGCAACAGCGAAGGTTTCTGAACTGAGCCAGAGAATTGGCCTATCAGATAAGATATCTGCAGGTATTGGAGCTGTTAAATCTGTGGATCAGAGATATAATGTCTCTGAAACAACCATGGCGGCTGCATCCACAGCAGGAAGATCGGTAGCAGCGGCTGCAAACTCTTTGGTAAATAGCAGCTATTTTTCAAAAGGAGCCTTGTGGGTGTCAGGTGCTCTAACCCGAGCAGCTCAGGTTGCTTCTGATATGGGTACTCACAGGGATAGGCAGTAA